One Capsicum annuum cultivar UCD-10X-F1 chromosome 2, UCD10Xv1.1, whole genome shotgun sequence genomic window carries:
- the LOC124896140 gene encoding uncharacterized protein LOC124896140, translated as MKELIKQFMAQQGQFATKIKTQQAQFAAELKSQQLLTRNLELQQGQIIGAQNTKPQEALPSDTKINPKQVNVVTTRSRLQTKETVQKQVSLPINDEEKKTLPLPFLQRARKHQEEASYKKFLDLLKQVQVNLPLVDILQSVPKYEKYLKDIVASKNQLTEYATTIYARGFCDLGASINLMPTSWYWKVGLGSPKPTTIILQLGDRSLARTDGIIEDVLVQVGSLIFSVNFVILDFEADPVVPFILGQSFLAMGKSLIDVAVGKMKMRALDKVEVFDMYKTLKLPAIYEE; from the exons ATGAAGGAATTAATAAAGCAGTTTATGGCTCAACAAGGGCAATTTGCAACTAAAATTAAGACTCAACAGGCACAGTTTGCAGCTGAGTTAAAGAGTCAACAATTGCTTACGAGAAATCTAGAATTACAACAGGGCCAAATTATAGGAGCACAAAATACAAAACCTCAAGAAGCATTACCTAGCGATACAAAGATAAATCCCAAGCAGGTAAATGTGGTTACAACAAGGAGTAGGTTGCAAACTAAGGAGACAGTTCAGAAGCAAGTTAGTCTTCCAATCAATGATGAGG AGAAGAAAACTCTTCCCTTACCATTTCTACAAAGGGCAAGGAAGCATCAAGAGGAGGCGAGTTACAAGAAGTTCTTAGATCTTCTGAAGCAGGTTCAAGTGAATCTTCCTCTTGTTGACATTCTACAAAGTGtgccaaaatatgaaaaatacttaaaagaCATAGTTGCGAGTAAGAATCAGTTGACCGAATATGCTACA ACCATTTATGCACGTGGATTTTGTGACTTGGGAGCTAGCATAAATCTTATGCCCACATCGTGGTACTGGAAGGTAggtcttgggagtcccaaacctACCACTATTATTTTACAGTTGGGAGATCGATCACTTGCTAGGACGGATGGCATTATTGAAGATGTGTTGGTGCAAGTAGGATCTTTAATCTTTTCGGTgaattttgtaattcttgactttgaggctGATCCTGtggttccatttattttgggacaaTCCTTCTTAGCAATGGGAAAGTCACTAATTGATGTAGCAGTTGGGAAAATGAAAATGCGAGCGCTTGATAAAGTAGAAGTATTTGATATGTATAAGACGCTGAAACTGCCAGCTATATATGAGGAGTAG
- the LOC124896141 gene encoding uncharacterized protein LOC124896141: protein MASLTNDGRLVLKFVKKNIFSRFSTPREIISDEVDVSNREIKQLLQKTVSRQRKDWAEKLDDALWAYRTTYKTPIGTSPYRFVHGKASHFPVELEHQAYWVVKKLTLEMIAAGEKRLLQLNELDKFRFHANENAKLYKEKTKRWNENLDGERKDWKMMNMGTMSSSHQQRRKGKNKAGPSEPKHKWTREADRVPAAPHIPKGQKRFGAKVVVAAG, encoded by the exons atgGCCAGTCTGACTAATGATGGAAGGTTGGTGCtgaaatttgtgaagaagaacatattttctagatttagtaCACCTAGAGAGATAATTAGTGATGAAG TTGATGTGTCCAACCGAGAGATTAAGCAGCTACTTCAAAAGACCGTGAGTAGGCAGAGAAAAGATTGGGCTGAGaagttagatgatgcactttgggcTTACAGAACTACATACAAAACGCCCATTGGGACATCCCCATATCGCTTTGTTCATGGTAAAGCAAGCCATTTTCCTGTGGAGCTGGAACATCAAGCATATTGGGTTGTGAAAAAGCTGACACTTGAGATGATTGCCGCTGGGGAGAAACGGTTACTGCAGCTGAATGAGCTTGACAAGTTTAGGTTTCACGCCAATGAAAATGCCAAACTATACAAGGAGAAGACCAAGAGATG GAACGAGAACCTTGATGGAGAAAGGAAAGATTGGAAGATGATGAACATGG GTACAATGTCGAGTAGCCACCAAcaaagaagaaaagggaaaaataaagctGGACCATCTGAGCCCAAGCATAAGTGGACTCGTGAAGCTGATCGGGTGCCTGCAGCCCCACATATTCCTAAGGGTCAAAAGAGGTTTGGAGCTAAGGTTGTGGTTGCGGCAGGATGA